CCGCCCGGATTTGAACCGGAGTCTCAGGCTCCCAAAGCCCAAAGGATCGACCAAGCTACCCTACGGTCCCACGTAAAATTTAGAGCCCCAGGGGGGAATTGAACCCCCGACCGCTTGATTACAAGTCAAGCGCTCCACCAGACTGAGCTACTGAGGCATCTAAAGTATTTAACACTATATCGTATAAAGTGTTAAGAGCTATTAATTATTTTAGTTAACCATAGTATATAAATGTTACTGTTTGATTAAATCAAATAATAAAAAATCACTTAAAAAAGATATAAAAAGAAAAAAATAACAATAATACCTCAGAAAATTCTGAAAAAATTATTTAATTCTTATTTAATTTAGCAGAATCAATTAAAGCTTTTACAGCAGGTAATTCTTCACCAGCAATGAGATTTATACTTGCTCCACCACCACTACTAATATGGGTAATATCATCATCTAAATCCATATTACTTGCAGCAGCTGCTAAATGTCCTCCACCAATTATAGAAAATCCCTTTGATTCAGCCATAGTGTTTAATAAAGATTCTGTTCCTAATTCAAATCCTTCTTTCTCAAAGACTCCTGCTGGTCCATTTGCAAATAATGTTTTTGCTAATAGGATTTTTTGATTATATATTTCAATTGTTTTACTACCTATATCATATATTGGTAAATTAGGAATATTATCAATAGGATATTCTACTCTTTTATCATCTTCGAGAATAGCTAAATCTACAGGCAAGATTATTTTATCAGAGTAATCTTTTAGTAAATCTTTTGCTATATCAATATACTCTTCAAATCCTCTCTCTATAATAAAATTATAATTATATTCTTTTAAGTCAATTCCTTTAGCTACTAAAAATATATTAGCTACTAATCCTGTTGTTAATATATAATCAGCACTATCAGTTTTTAATGCATTAGCCATTACATTAATAGAATCATCTGCTTTAATTCCTCCAAGTACATATACTCTTGGTTCTTTAGCATTATCTAGTATTCCATATAAGGAGTTTAGTTCTAGTTCCATCACTCTTCCAGCAACTGCTGGTAGAACTTTAGCAAAGCCTATTATGGATGTTTGAGATCTATGTGCTGTTGCAAATGCATCATTTACAAAATAATCTGCTAGTGGTGCTAATGTTTTTACCATGTATGTATTACTTTGTTCTTCTGGTGTTAGTTTTGGCATTTCCTCTGAGTAGAATCTTACATTCTCTAATAATGCTATTTCTCCATTTACCATGTTTTTGATTATATCCTGTGCTTGCCTTGAGAATATTGAGTCAACGTATTGTACTTCTTTTCCTAGAATATTGGATAGTGCTAATGCATGTTGTTTAAGTGGTGTGAAATCTGATTTTCCAGGCCTACTTTGATGTGCTAATATTACTACTTTTGCTCCTTTCTCTGATAATTCCTTGATTGTTTTTGAATGTAGAACTAATCTAGTATCATCTAATAAATCACCACTTAATGGGTCTACTGGAGAATTGATATCCACTCTTAGTAGTACTGTTTTTCCTTCAAAATCAAAATCATCTATTGTATTAAATTTATAATCCATGTAAAATAACCCCTAATATTCAATAGACTAGTTGGTTTAGATTAAACTTACTAAATCTATTAATGCTTGTTTCTGATCATCAGCTTTAATAATTCCTGAAGCTAAAAGAACTCCTTCAGCACCAAGTTCTAAAGCTGCTTTCATGTCTTCACCTGTTGATATTCCAGCTCCACATAGTACTGGAATATTATTGTTGATTTTATGTATTTCTTCCACTGTTTTTTCAACAACTTCAGGACTTGCTTTAGATACTGGTATTCCTGTACCTATTAATTCTGGTGGTTCAATAGCTATATAATCTGGATTAAAAGATGCGGCTGCAGCACTTGTTTTTACGTTATTAGTGCATAATACACTTGTTAAATTAAGTTGTTTTGATTTTTCTACTATTGCATCTATGTCTGCGAGTGTTAATCTCTGTTCTGAATGATTGATTAAGGTACCTGTTATTCCTGTTTCTTTAAGTGCTTCAGGTAATGTAGAGCCTGTGTGTCCTCCTGGTGTTATATTATCCATATGTTGAGAATATACTGGAATATCTACTGCTTCAATAATTGGATATAAATCAACTGCTTGTGGTGCAATTGCCATATTTACACCTGTTTCATCACTTGCTTCTTGAACATATTGTGATAACGTTACTGCATTCTTACCTGTTGATTCTGCATATGTTTTATAATTTAGTATTATTATTGGTGTTTCCTTTTTAGTCATAAAATTACCTACTAATCAAAAAAGTTAATTTCTATATTATATATTACATAGAAATTCTATTACTTGTTAATATATTATATCTTAATTATTATTATAGTAATTTAATTTAATAGGATGAGTTGAGGTATTTTTTTTAAATTATATTTTTATCTAAGAACTGACAAATATAGAAAGTAATATGTTAATTTCAGAAAAAAAACAAAAAGATTTAGAAAAGAAAGGTTATCGTTTTGCAGGAGATAAGTTACATGCTGCAAATAAGATATGTCATTGGACTAGAAAGAGTATAGTTGATGAAGGTACTTGTTATAAAGAACAATTTTATGGTATTAAAAGTCATAGATGTTTACAGATGTCACCTTCAGTCCCTTATTGTCAAAATAAATGCTTATTTTGTTGGAGAGATACTGAAATAACAAAAACATCATGGGATACTGATGATTATGATGATCCAAAAACTATAATAGAGGACTGTATTAACAATCAGAAGCAGTTATTATGTGGATTTTTTGGTAATGAAAATGCTAATCCTAAAAAATTAGAAGAATGTGTTAAACCAAACAATGCTGCTCTAAGTCTTGCAGGTGAACCTTTATTATATCCTGAAATTAATCAGTTAATTGAAGAATTTCATAAACAGGATTTCACAACATTTCTTGTTAGTAACGGTGAATCCCCTGAAAAAATACAAGCTCTTGAAGACCATGAACCAACACAATTATATTTATCACTAGATGCACCTAATGAAGAAATATATCGTAAAGTATGTAAACCTCAAGTAAATAATAGTTGGCAAAAATTACAGGAAAGTATTGAATTATTATCTAGTATAGATACTAGAAAAGTTCTCAGAATAACTTCAGTAAAAAACTTGAATATGACACATGCTAGTGAATATGCTAAAATTATTGAAAATAGTGATATTGATTATGTTGAAATAAAAGCATACATGTTTGTGGGAGATTCTAGAAATAGACTTGAATGGGAGAATATGCCTAAAAGTGTAGACATCCAAAAATTTGCACAGGATGTAGCTAATGAAACTAGTATGGAAATTATAGATGAAGTAGAGAAAAGTAGAGTATTATTACTTGGTGATAAAAAACCACGTAAATATAATAACTAATAGGTTAATTATAATATTAGAGGTGAAAAATTATGTGGGGAAAAATAGTTGGTGTAATAATTTTAATAATTATTGCAGTAGGATTATTTGTACCTGTAGGATCAATCACTAATACTGTAAGCAACGACAATAACACAAGTGACGTTGCTGTTACCTACGGAGAAACAACATATAATAACGGAAACTATAAAAATACAGTTGACCAATACTTCCAAGATAATGGAAACCTTGACTTAAACCATGTTAAACAAACAGTAATCACAGCAGATGATGTTAATAAAATATCCGGTGACATAAGTCATAAAACATATAATTCCAATCAAGTATTATCTTGTGCAATGGTTGAATTAAACACTAATGATGATATTCAAGTAGATGTTGATAAATCAAAAATTACCACAGTAACAGAAAGCATGTATAAATCTGCATTAAATTCTTCTGGTATAACTAAAGGTCATGTAATTGTAACATCACCAACAACAGCTACTGGTGAATCAGCACTTGCAGGTGTAATGAAATCATATGAAACAGCAACTGGTAAAGAAATTCCAAGTGATTTGAAAGACGCAGCAAACAATGAGATCTATACTGAAAGTCAAGTAGTAAACAACACTAATGCTAGTGCAGATGACGTTGCAAATCTTGTTTCACAGGCAAAAGAACAAGCAAGTCAACAAAACACAACTGATAATCAGACTATAACAAATATAGTAAATAATGTAGCAAGTAACAATAACATCAACCTATCAAACAATGATGTAAATCTCATAGTACAATCAGTATCACAGAGTCAGTCCGTGAAAGACCAAGCTACTGATTACCAATCACAGATATCTGATTATGTTGATAATAATGGTTCACAATCATTATTCCAACAATTATGGGAGATGCTACAATCATTAATAAATAATAATGGAAGTAGTAGTAATACTAACTACTCCAATTAACATTCTCCTCCTAAATAATTTTTTTTATAAGGTTCTTATTTTATCAATAATTTAATCTAAAAAAATAGTAGTTTTTATAATTTAATCTAAAAAAGTAGAAATGAAAAAATTAGTAAAAAAAATTAGGAATATGAATTATTTATAATTCATTTAAAATAGAAACAGCCTTTTTAGCTGCTCTTTCCATAGAAGTTTCGAAAGGTATATTATGTTCTCTTAATATTCTTTGACCTTCTTCTTCATTTGTACCAGTTAATCTAATAACCATAGGTACTTTAACTTCCATTTCATTAGCTACATCTACAACAGCATTAGCTACATCATCAGCCCTAGTGATACCACCGAGACAATTTAAGAAAATAACTTTAACATTAGGATTTTTAAGAACTAATTCTAATGCCTGTGTGATACTTTCCTCTGATGCTCCTCCACCAACATCTAAAAATGTAGCTGGTTCTCCACCATAATATTTTATTAAATCCATACCAGTTAATGTTAAACCTGCACCATTACCAATAACAGCAATGTTACCGTCAAGTTTTACATATGCAAATTTTTCATCTTTGAACTCATCGAATTCTTTGAGTTTTGTGTGTCTGAAGAATGCATCATCATCTATTGCCATCTTAGCATCTGCTGCAATGAATCCGTCAGTTGTTTTCATTAGTGGATTTATTTCTGCTACAGTTGCATCATATTCTTTAAAGACATTGTATAGTTTCCAAATGAAATTACCTACTTCAGAGATTTCACTTGTGTCTACTCCCATCTCTAATGCTATATTACGAGCTTGATATGGCATGAATTCCTCTAGTGGTTCAACATATTTTTTAACTATTTTTTCTGGTGTTTCTTTTGCTACTTGTTCAATGTCCATTCCACCAGCAGTACTTGCCATGATTAATGGTTTTTTAGCATCTCTATCTAGAATAATTGAAAGATAATATTCATTAATTTTATTTTCAACTTTTTCTTCTATGAGTACTTTTGTTACTCTTTCACCTTTGATTCTTTTTTGGAATAATTCTTCAGTACGTTCTGCTGCTTCTTCTGGAGTATCTGCAAATAATATTCCTCCAGCTTTTCCACGTCCACCAGATAATACTTGTGATTTTACAGCTACTGGTTTGTCCATTTTTTTAGCTATTTCTGCTGCTTCTTCAGGAGAGTGTGCTAAATGACTTTCTGGTACTTTGATGTTACCTCTTTTAAATATGTTTTTTGCTACGTATTCATGTATATTCATGGTTGAATCACCTACTCTTTGTTTACTATTTTTGTTCCAACTTCAAATGCTTTTAGGTTCATTTCTTCAGTTCCTTTAGGTACACTGTCGAGTATTGCTTTCTTAGCTGCTTCTTCAGAAATCATTCCTGTTATCTCTACAAATGACCCTAACATTACTATGTTGGCTACAATTTTTCGTCCTATTTTTTTATCAGCTGCGAATGTTGCTCTTGATTTATATAGAACTATGTTTCTTTCATTGATGATTTCTGATATTTCTTCTTCATGTACAAGATTAGGGTCTATAATTAAAGTTGCATTTTCCTGAATATCATCTATGTACTTCATTAATGCCTCGTGAGACATTGCTACAAATATTTTTGGATGTTCTACTTTCGGATAATCTATCTCTTCATCACTTATTACTACTTCTGTACGTGATGCTCCTCCTCTTGCTTCTGGACCATAGGATTGTGTTTGTACTGCATATTTTCCATCATATAATGATGCTGCTTTAGATATTACAATACCACACATTAATACTCCCTGTCCACCAAATCCAGCTATTCTTATATCAGTTCTCATATCTTAATCCCCCATATATGCTTTGTTAATATTTTCATCTGGGTCGATATCAGAGTGTTCTTTAATTACTTCTTCAATAGAATCTACGTATTCTTTTCTTGGTTTATTTACATAAATTCCAGTAATTATTTTTCCTTTTAATTCTTCAGAAGACATATCTTTTGCTTTTTCAATGGTAATAGTGTTTTCTTTAAACCAGTTAAGCATAGCAATTGGTGTTTTCATTTTATTTTTACGTCCATAATATGTTGGACATTGAGATACTACTTCTATGAATGAAAATCCCTTGTTTTCTAATCCTTGTTTGATTGCTTCTGATACTTGAATAGGTTGAGCTGTAGTATATTTTGCTACGAAAGAGGCTCCTGCTGCTTTTACTACTG
This genomic interval from Candidatus Methanosphaera massiliense contains the following:
- a CDS encoding phosphoglycerate kinase, which codes for MDYKFNTIDDFDFEGKTVLLRVDINSPVDPLSGDLLDDTRLVLHSKTIKELSEKGAKVVILAHQSRPGKSDFTPLKQHALALSNILGKEVQYVDSIFSRQAQDIIKNMVNGEIALLENVRFYSEEMPKLTPEEQSNTYMVKTLAPLADYFVNDAFATAHRSQTSIIGFAKVLPAVAGRVMELELNSLYGILDNAKEPRVYVLGGIKADDSINVMANALKTDSADYILTTGLVANIFLVAKGIDLKEYNYNFIIERGFEEYIDIAKDLLKDYSDKIILPVDLAILEDDKRVEYPIDNIPNLPIYDIGSKTIEIYNQKILLAKTLFANGPAGVFEKEGFELGTESLLNTMAESKGFSIIGGGHLAAAASNMDLDDDITHISSGGGASINLIAGEELPAVKALIDSAKLNKN
- the tpiA gene encoding triose-phosphate isomerase, with protein sequence MTKKETPIIILNYKTYAESTGKNAVTLSQYVQEASDETGVNMAIAPQAVDLYPIIEAVDIPVYSQHMDNITPGGHTGSTLPEALKETGITGTLINHSEQRLTLADIDAIVEKSKQLNLTSVLCTNNVKTSAAAASFNPDYIAIEPPELIGTGIPVSKASPEVVEKTVEEIHKINNNIPVLCGAGISTGEDMKAALELGAEGVLLASGIIKADDQKQALIDLVSLI
- the twy1 gene encoding 4-demethylwyosine synthase TYW1, which produces MLISEKKQKDLEKKGYRFAGDKLHAANKICHWTRKSIVDEGTCYKEQFYGIKSHRCLQMSPSVPYCQNKCLFCWRDTEITKTSWDTDDYDDPKTIIEDCINNQKQLLCGFFGNENANPKKLEECVKPNNAALSLAGEPLLYPEINQLIEEFHKQDFTTFLVSNGESPEKIQALEDHEPTQLYLSLDAPNEEIYRKVCKPQVNNSWQKLQESIELLSSIDTRKVLRITSVKNLNMTHASEYAKIIENSDIDYVEIKAYMFVGDSRNRLEWENMPKSVDIQKFAQDVANETSMEIIDEVEKSRVLLLGDKKPRKYNN
- a CDS encoding DUF1002 domain-containing protein, translating into MWGKIVGVIILIIIAVGLFVPVGSITNTVSNDNNTSDVAVTYGETTYNNGNYKNTVDQYFQDNGNLDLNHVKQTVITADDVNKISGDISHKTYNSNQVLSCAMVELNTNDDIQVDVDKSKITTVTESMYKSALNSSGITKGHVIVTSPTTATGESALAGVMKSYETATGKEIPSDLKDAANNEIYTESQVVNNTNASADDVANLVSQAKEQASQQNTTDNQTITNIVNNVASNNNINLSNNDVNLIVQSVSQSQSVKDQATDYQSQISDYVDNNGSQSLFQQLWEMLQSLINNNGSSSNTNYSN
- the sucC gene encoding ADP-forming succinate--CoA ligase subunit beta: MNIHEYVAKNIFKRGNIKVPESHLAHSPEEAAEIAKKMDKPVAVKSQVLSGGRGKAGGILFADTPEEAAERTEELFQKRIKGERVTKVLIEEKVENKINEYYLSIILDRDAKKPLIMASTAGGMDIEQVAKETPEKIVKKYVEPLEEFMPYQARNIALEMGVDTSEISEVGNFIWKLYNVFKEYDATVAEINPLMKTTDGFIAADAKMAIDDDAFFRHTKLKEFDEFKDEKFAYVKLDGNIAVIGNGAGLTLTGMDLIKYYGGEPATFLDVGGGASEESITQALELVLKNPNVKVIFLNCLGGITRADDVANAVVDVANEMEVKVPMVIRLTGTNEEEGQRILREHNIPFETSMERAAKKAVSILNEL
- a CDS encoding 2-oxoacid:ferredoxin oxidoreductase subunit gamma — translated: MRTDIRIAGFGGQGVLMCGIVISKAASLYDGKYAVQTQSYGPEARGGASRTEVVISDEEIDYPKVEHPKIFVAMSHEALMKYIDDIQENATLIIDPNLVHEEEISEIINERNIVLYKSRATFAADKKIGRKIVANIVMLGSFVEITGMISEEAAKKAILDSVPKGTEEMNLKAFEVGTKIVNKE